The sequence ACCCGGTTGCCGTGCCGCACGCCGGACAGCTCGATGGTGAAGCGCTTCCACAGACGATGCACGCCTGCCGACATCAGGTCGTTCATCAGGTCGTATTTGGCGGCCACGGAATGGAACACCTCGGCCACCTTCTGCGCTTTCTCGCTCTCCGGCACGTTCTTGTAGCCGAAGTGGGTGGTGGGCTCTGCGTCATGCTCTTTGCGAGGATCGGTCATGTCACTGTCACCGGAAGAATGTGTCGGCATTCTAAACCTAATTGAGGGTAAAGCCGATAAACGCGCCGGCGCTGGACGAGTGGCCGATACCCACGGCTCGGCACAGGCCGGGCGATGGCCACGCGTTGCGACATCGGGTCGCCCGACGCAGGGTTCGATCGCTGCGCCGCGCGGATGCCGAGCGGCTGTGCGGGAACGCCGTCAGCCGCGTCTTTGTTATAGTGCGCGCCTTTTTCGGCCCGCAGCCAGGAGTCGCCATGGCCCGCATCATCGTTGAGCGTACCCACCGCCTTGGCCGAGACGCCGCGCGGGAGAAAGCCGAGCAGTTGGCCGCGAAACTGGCGAACGATTACGGCGTGCGCTGCGAATGGCACGGCGATGTGTTGAAGGTGCGCCGCAGCGGAGCGGACGGCCATATCGAGGTCGGCCAGGACCGCGTCCGGGTTCTGCTGAACCTTGGGCTGTTGTTGTCGGCGATGGGCAGCAGCATCCAGGGCCAGATCGAACGCGCGCTGGACACGGCGCTGCAAGCCTGAACCCGGCCAGTCGCGAAGCGCTCAGAGCATCAGCTTGACCGGCGAGATGTCCGGGTCACGCGATTTTCCATCGCGCGCCAGGGCGGCGAGGTATTCATCCCAGATCTGTTGCTGATGGGTCGCCAGGTGATGCAGATAATCCCAGGTGTACAGGCCGCTGTCGTGGCCGTCGCTGAATGTCAGTTTCAGTGCGTATTGGCCTGCGGGCTCGATCCCTTCCAGCGCGACGTTGATCTTGCCGGTTTGCAGAATGGGGTTGCCATGGCCCTGAACTTCCGCCGAAGGCGAGTTCACCCGCAGAAATTCCGCTGGCAGGACGTAGCGCTGGTCGGGGCCGTATTCCAGCTCCAGCGTTTTCGATGCTCGGTGCAGTTTGACCGCAGTGGGGATGCGCATCGGTGACTCCATATGAGCGTGAAGCAAGACGCTGAAAGCCGAAGCCGTGCGGCTCGCAAATCTAAGGCGTCAGCCTTCGAACCGACCTGGGCGCGCAACGGGTGCGCGTCCCAGGCTTGCTGCGGGTTCCAGCTGCTGTTTAAAGAATATACCGCGACAGGTCTTCATCCTCGGCGAGCTCGCCGAGGTGGCTGTTGACGTAGGCGGTGTCGATGCGGATCGGCTCGCCGTTCTGCTGCCCGGCCAGATCGCCGGCACTGAACGAGACTTCCTCCAGCAGGCGCTCAAGCAGCGTATGCAGGCGGCGAGCACCGATGTTCTCGGTCTTCTCGTTGACCTGCCAGGCAATCTCGGCCAGGCGCTTGATGCCGTCTTCGGTGAATTCGATGCCCAGCCCCTCGGTCTTCAGCAGCTCGCGGTACTGCTCGGTGAGCGAGGCGTGCGGCTCGGTCAGGATCCGCTCGAAGTCTTCCGGCGACAGCGCCTTGAGTTCGACGCGAATCGGCAGGCGACCCTGCAGCTCCGGTACCAGATCGCTGGGCTTGGACAGATGGAAAGCACCGCTGGCGATGAACAGAATGTGATCGGTCTTGACCATGCCAAGCTTGGTATTGACCGTGCTGCCTTCGATCAGCGGCAACAGGTCGCGCTGCACGCCTTCGCGGGACACATCCGCGCCGCCGGTATTGCCGCGCTTGGCGACCTTGTCGATCTCGTCGATGAAGACGATCCCGTTCTGCTCCACCGCTTCGAGGGCGCGGCCTTTGAGTTCTTCTTCGTTCACCAGGCGGGCCGCTTCCTCGTCGCGCACCAGCTTGAGCGCGTCCTTGATCTTCAACTTGCGGCTCTTTTTCTTGCCCTTGCCCATGTTGGAGAACAGATTCTGCAACTGGCTGGTCATCTCCTCCATGCCCGGCGGCGCCATGATTTCCACGCCACCCGGGTTATCGGCGACCTCGATGTCGATTTCCTTTTCGTCCAGCTGGCCCTCGCGCAGGCGCTTGCGGAACAGTTGGCGCGTGTTGGAATCGCTGCTTTGTACGGGCTCCTCGCTGAAACCGACCGGGCGTGCCTGCGGCAACAACGCGTCGAGAATGCGTTCTTCTGCGGCATCCTCGGCGCGATGGCGCATCTTGCCAACTTCCTGTTCGCGCATCATTTTCAAGGCAGCGTCGGCCAGATCCCGGATGATCGATTCAACATCGCGACCGACATAGCCCACCTCGGTGAACTTGGTCGCTTCTACCTTGATGAACGGCGCGTTGGCCAGCTTGGCCAGGCGGCGCGCGATTTCGGTCTTGCCGACACCGGTCGGACCGATCATCAGAATGTTCTTTGGCGTGACTTCCGGGCGCAGCTCGGCGGACAGCTGCATGCGCCGCCAACGGTTGCGCAGGGCGATGGCGACGGCACGCTTGGCGTCGTCCTGGCCGATGATATGGCGGTTGAGTTCGTGGACGATCTCGCGAGGCGTCATGGACATTTTTTCGTTACTCCCGAAGCTG is a genomic window of Stutzerimonas stutzeri containing:
- a CDS encoding gamma-butyrobetaine hydroxylase-like domain-containing protein, with the translated sequence MRIPTAVKLHRASKTLELEYGPDQRYVLPAEFLRVNSPSAEVQGHGNPILQTGKINVALEGIEPAGQYALKLTFSDGHDSGLYTWDYLHHLATHQQQIWDEYLAALARDGKSRDPDISPVKLML
- a CDS encoding polyhydroxyalkanoic acid system family protein — its product is MARIIVERTHRLGRDAAREKAEQLAAKLANDYGVRCEWHGDVLKVRRSGADGHIEVGQDRVRVLLNLGLLLSAMGSSIQGQIERALDTALQA
- the hslU gene encoding ATP-dependent protease ATPase subunit HslU, which translates into the protein MSMTPREIVHELNRHIIGQDDAKRAVAIALRNRWRRMQLSAELRPEVTPKNILMIGPTGVGKTEIARRLAKLANAPFIKVEATKFTEVGYVGRDVESIIRDLADAALKMMREQEVGKMRHRAEDAAEERILDALLPQARPVGFSEEPVQSSDSNTRQLFRKRLREGQLDEKEIDIEVADNPGGVEIMAPPGMEEMTSQLQNLFSNMGKGKKKSRKLKIKDALKLVRDEEAARLVNEEELKGRALEAVEQNGIVFIDEIDKVAKRGNTGGADVSREGVQRDLLPLIEGSTVNTKLGMVKTDHILFIASGAFHLSKPSDLVPELQGRLPIRVELKALSPEDFERILTEPHASLTEQYRELLKTEGLGIEFTEDGIKRLAEIAWQVNEKTENIGARRLHTLLERLLEEVSFSAGDLAGQQNGEPIRIDTAYVNSHLGELAEDEDLSRYIL